A genomic stretch from Malus domestica chromosome 15, GDT2T_hap1 includes:
- the LOC103442127 gene encoding uncharacterized protein isoform X3 yields the protein MSNQDCYYCIQLNGRVCSLNISQLLLFKKGSTSKRPEFKNVFVNANAEFPMRMGLLIRDSKLHFVGGEKIVRPGIVPHLELDPRSFRRSPEFCHPNSHVFTFDPTFHTLYKDSNFPDPSAPKSCPIVVTLGDKNKVYVLSTDSLYLFTGHSLTEPIFEAFDFELKTWKPLPPPLYSRRAPIMSRYAIGRKLYLNTSHFSCIFDAEKEEWDYAIPLKFPYLMCSVEYNGFLIAMPLFGEAEVVAYNLDSFGLTNSEKRLDQLQEIFKDPFYDPRGCYLTSLDDHGRMCLLYSGFSSSNSSKEFWGRVAVFQVSVSNSTDGPVVTAVLEAVEDYNMQDFVVRDASIYSTFIMYDDLSMDDTEADVSFTNSTLSGLVAVMHEEPETTVSETGQVLLLQFVMAWN from the exons ATGTCGAACCAAGATTGCTATTATTGCATTCAGCTTAATGGGCGAGTTTGCAGCCTAAACATCAGTCAGCTATTATTATTCAAGAAGGGATCTACTTCTAAGAGGCCCGAATTCAAAAATGTGTTTGTCAACGCAAATGCTGAATTTCCCATGCGGATGGGGCTACTTATCAGGGATTCCAAATTGCATTTTGTTGGGGGTGAGAAGATTGTCAGGCCTGGGATTGTTCCTCACTTGGAGTTAGACCCGAGGTCTTTCAGACGTAGCCCTGAATTTTGCCACCCCAACTCCCATGTCTTCACCTTTGACCCTACATTCCACACCCTCTATAAGGACAGTAACTTTCCTGATCCTTCTGCTCCCAAGTCCTGCCCTATCGTGGTCACCCTTGGggataaaaacaaagtttatgtCCTTTCAACAGATTCACTCTACCTCTTTACTGGTCATAGTTTAACTGAACCAATTTTCGAGGCTTTTGATTTTGAGTTAAAAACCTGGAAACCTCTCCCTCCCCCCCTTTACTCCCGTCGCGCCCCTATCATGTCCCGCTATGCTATTGGCCGCAAGCTGTATCTTAATACCAGCCATTTTTCATGCatttttgatgcagaaaaagaaGAATGGGACTATGCCATCCCATTGAAGTTTCCCTATCTTATGTGTTCTGTAGAGTACAATGGCTTTCTAATTGCCATGCCCTTATTCGGAGAAGCAGAAGTTGTTGCCTATAACTTGGACTCATTTGGGCTCACCAATTCTGAAAAGCGTCTAGATCAGCTACAGGAAATATTCAAGGATCCCTTTTACGACCCCAGAGGGTGCTATCTCACCAGTCTTGACGATCATGGCCGCATGTGCCTCCTTTATTCAGGTTTCTCCTCTTCCAACTCTTCCAAAGAGTTTTGGGGACGTGTAGCGGTGTTTCAAGTATCCGTCTCAAACTCTACCGACGGTCCAGTTGTCACTGCAGTTCTAGAGGCTGTCGAAGACTATAACATGCAGGACTTTGTAGTTCGTGATGCCAGTATTTACTCAACATTCATCAT GTATGATGATCTGAGCATGGATGATACCGAGGCTGATGTAAGTTTCACGAACTCAACTCTTTCTGGCTTGGTTGCTGTTATGCATGAAGAACCGGAAACTACAGTTTCTGAAACAGGCCAG GTTTTGTTGTTGCAGTTTGTCATGGCATGGAACTGA
- the LOC103442127 gene encoding uncharacterized protein isoform X4, producing the protein MSNQDCYYCIQLNGRVCSLNISQLLLFKKGSTSKRPEFKNVFVNANAEFPMRMGLLIRDSKLHFVGGEKIVRPGIVPHLELDPRSFRRSPEFCHPNSHVFTFDPTFHTLYKDSNFPDPSAPKSCPIVVTLGDKNKVYVLSTDSLYLFTGHSLTEPIFEAFDFELKTWKPLPPPLYSRRAPIMSRYAIGRKLYLNTSHFSCIFDAEKEEWDYAIPLKFPYLMCSVEYNGFLIAMPLFGEAEVVAYNLDSFGLTNSEKRLDQLQEIFKDPFYDPRGCYLTSLDDHGRMCLLYSGFSSSNSSKEFWGRVAVFQVSVSNSTDGPVVTAVLEAVEDYNMQDFVVRDASIYSTFIMYDDLSMDDTEADVSFTNSTLSGLVAVMHEEPETTVSETGQFVMAWN; encoded by the exons ATGTCGAACCAAGATTGCTATTATTGCATTCAGCTTAATGGGCGAGTTTGCAGCCTAAACATCAGTCAGCTATTATTATTCAAGAAGGGATCTACTTCTAAGAGGCCCGAATTCAAAAATGTGTTTGTCAACGCAAATGCTGAATTTCCCATGCGGATGGGGCTACTTATCAGGGATTCCAAATTGCATTTTGTTGGGGGTGAGAAGATTGTCAGGCCTGGGATTGTTCCTCACTTGGAGTTAGACCCGAGGTCTTTCAGACGTAGCCCTGAATTTTGCCACCCCAACTCCCATGTCTTCACCTTTGACCCTACATTCCACACCCTCTATAAGGACAGTAACTTTCCTGATCCTTCTGCTCCCAAGTCCTGCCCTATCGTGGTCACCCTTGGggataaaaacaaagtttatgtCCTTTCAACAGATTCACTCTACCTCTTTACTGGTCATAGTTTAACTGAACCAATTTTCGAGGCTTTTGATTTTGAGTTAAAAACCTGGAAACCTCTCCCTCCCCCCCTTTACTCCCGTCGCGCCCCTATCATGTCCCGCTATGCTATTGGCCGCAAGCTGTATCTTAATACCAGCCATTTTTCATGCatttttgatgcagaaaaagaaGAATGGGACTATGCCATCCCATTGAAGTTTCCCTATCTTATGTGTTCTGTAGAGTACAATGGCTTTCTAATTGCCATGCCCTTATTCGGAGAAGCAGAAGTTGTTGCCTATAACTTGGACTCATTTGGGCTCACCAATTCTGAAAAGCGTCTAGATCAGCTACAGGAAATATTCAAGGATCCCTTTTACGACCCCAGAGGGTGCTATCTCACCAGTCTTGACGATCATGGCCGCATGTGCCTCCTTTATTCAGGTTTCTCCTCTTCCAACTCTTCCAAAGAGTTTTGGGGACGTGTAGCGGTGTTTCAAGTATCCGTCTCAAACTCTACCGACGGTCCAGTTGTCACTGCAGTTCTAGAGGCTGTCGAAGACTATAACATGCAGGACTTTGTAGTTCGTGATGCCAGTATTTACTCAACATTCATCAT GTATGATGATCTGAGCATGGATGATACCGAGGCTGATGTAAGTTTCACGAACTCAACTCTTTCTGGCTTGGTTGCTGTTATGCATGAAGAACCGGAAACTACAGTTTCTGAAACAGGCCAG TTTGTCATGGCATGGAACTGA
- the LOC103442127 gene encoding uncharacterized protein isoform X5, which yields MSNQDCYYCIQLNGRVCSLNISQLLLFKKGSTSKRPEFKNVFVNANAEFPMRMGLLIRDSKLHFVGGEKIVRPGIVPHLELDPRSFRRSPEFCHPNSHVFTFDPTFHTLYKDSNFPDPSAPKSCPIVVTLGDKNKVYVLSTDSLYLFTGHSLTEPIFEAFDFELKTWKPLPPPLYSRRAPIMSRYAIGRKLYLNTSHFSCIFDAEKEEWDYAIPLKFPYLMCSVEYNGFLIAMPLFGEAEVVAYNLDSFGLTNSEKRLDQLQEIFKDPFYDPRGCYLTSLDDHGRMCLLYSGFSSSNSSKEFWGRVAVFQVSVSNSTDGPVVTAVLEAVEDYNMQDFVVRDASIYSTFIITLA from the coding sequence ATGTCGAACCAAGATTGCTATTATTGCATTCAGCTTAATGGGCGAGTTTGCAGCCTAAACATCAGTCAGCTATTATTATTCAAGAAGGGATCTACTTCTAAGAGGCCCGAATTCAAAAATGTGTTTGTCAACGCAAATGCTGAATTTCCCATGCGGATGGGGCTACTTATCAGGGATTCCAAATTGCATTTTGTTGGGGGTGAGAAGATTGTCAGGCCTGGGATTGTTCCTCACTTGGAGTTAGACCCGAGGTCTTTCAGACGTAGCCCTGAATTTTGCCACCCCAACTCCCATGTCTTCACCTTTGACCCTACATTCCACACCCTCTATAAGGACAGTAACTTTCCTGATCCTTCTGCTCCCAAGTCCTGCCCTATCGTGGTCACCCTTGGggataaaaacaaagtttatgtCCTTTCAACAGATTCACTCTACCTCTTTACTGGTCATAGTTTAACTGAACCAATTTTCGAGGCTTTTGATTTTGAGTTAAAAACCTGGAAACCTCTCCCTCCCCCCCTTTACTCCCGTCGCGCCCCTATCATGTCCCGCTATGCTATTGGCCGCAAGCTGTATCTTAATACCAGCCATTTTTCATGCatttttgatgcagaaaaagaaGAATGGGACTATGCCATCCCATTGAAGTTTCCCTATCTTATGTGTTCTGTAGAGTACAATGGCTTTCTAATTGCCATGCCCTTATTCGGAGAAGCAGAAGTTGTTGCCTATAACTTGGACTCATTTGGGCTCACCAATTCTGAAAAGCGTCTAGATCAGCTACAGGAAATATTCAAGGATCCCTTTTACGACCCCAGAGGGTGCTATCTCACCAGTCTTGACGATCATGGCCGCATGTGCCTCCTTTATTCAGGTTTCTCCTCTTCCAACTCTTCCAAAGAGTTTTGGGGACGTGTAGCGGTGTTTCAAGTATCCGTCTCAAACTCTACCGACGGTCCAGTTGTCACTGCAGTTCTAGAGGCTGTCGAAGACTATAACATGCAGGACTTTGTAGTTCGTGATGCCAGTATTTACTCAACATTCATCAT